The Paenibacillus mucilaginosus 3016 genome includes the window GTTTGGAGGCCCTGCATCAGCCGCCCTCGGAAGGGGCATGCTCCGCTTCGTCCGAAGGAAACCGCTCCCGGTGCCGCTCTCCCCAAGCCGACATCACATCGAGCAGCTCTTTGACCGTTATGCCGTATTCGGTCAGGGAGTATTCGACTTTGGGCGGCACCTGATGATAGATTTGCCGGTGGATAATCCCGTCCTGCTCCAGCTCCCGCAGCTGCTGGGTCAGCATCTTCTGCGTGATGGACGGCATCTCGCGCTTCAGCTCCCCGAACCGCATGGTGCCATCGGTCAGATGACACAGAATCACCGGCTTCCACTTGCCGCCGATCACCTTCAGCGTCAGTTCAACCGACTGCTTGAACTTCAGATCTCCCAATTCCGCCCGCTCCTTTCGCATCCGGAGATACGATCCTTCCCTCCATTCCGCCTTGCATAGAATGGACCTAATATCGAATAATAACCTGGGCCCGGCTGGTTTTTCAATCCAAATCGCATGTCCGAACCAGATCCCTCCTATCCCATATGAAGCCCAGGGACCACGGGGAGGAAACTTCTTCCTGGGAATGGTAGAATGAGAGGGTTAGAGATAACTCATTGGAACAGGAGTGGTTGACCATGGAACTCAAGAACAAAACCGCCATCATCACGGGCGCCGGCAAGGGAATCGGTAAAGCCGCAGCCATCGCCTTGGCCAAAGAAGGCGTGCACCTCGGCCTGATCGCCCGCA containing:
- a CDS encoding winged helix-turn-helix transcriptional regulator, coding for MRKERAELGDLKFKQSVELTLKVIGGKWKPVILCHLTDGTMRFGELKREMPSITQKMLTQQLRELEQDGIIHRQIYHQVPPKVEYSLTEYGITVKELLDVMSAWGERHRERFPSDEAEHAPSEGG